The Pedobacter cryoconitis genomic interval GTCTTCTGTATTTAAGCTCAGTCCTTCACTCTTTCTCAGTCCACATCCATAATACAAGGCCAGTAGTGCCCGGTCACGTAAGCCCAGCGGACTTTCTGCTGTCGTGGCGTACAGTTTGGCGATTTCTTTTCTGGTCAGGACACCTTTAACATTAGCCGTTTCGCCTTTGATCCTGGTTTTCACCGCAAAGCTTTCCTGACCACTTTCGCACAGGTAACGGGCAAACTTACGGATCACCTGCAAGTGTTTGCGCCTGTAGTTCAAACTCAACGTACCACCTCCGGTTTTACCCTGTTGATCACTCAGCTCATGCAGGTAGTTTTGCAGATGGCTTTCCTGGATTTGTGACAGGCTGTTGCAGCCATGTGATTCCAGAAAAGCCAGGAACTCACCCAGTAGCTTAGGCATATCCCTTTGGCTGGTGTGATCAAAGTTCAATATCCTCAGCCATTCACCGAAACCGGCTTGCTGGCGGATGTAGAGCGGATTTTTCATCATATCTTTTTTTTGCTAACTGTACATTTTTTACCC includes:
- a CDS encoding tyrosine-type recombinase/integrase, with translation MMKNPLYIRQQAGFGEWLRILNFDHTSQRDMPKLLGEFLAFLESHGCNSLSQIQESHLQNYLHELSDQQGKTGGGTLSLNYRRKHLQVIRKFARYLCESGQESFAVKTRIKGETANVKGVLTRKEIAKLYATTAESPLGLRDRALLALYYGCGLRKSEGLSLNTEDILLEKELVLVRKGKGYKARYVPLTGSNKTELEHYLNYGRPYLGCGGRESALLLNIHGKRLKTAFERIWKLRSASGIKKAIGPHTLRHSIATHLLQSGMKLEQIQLFLGHSSLESTQIYTQIVDEL